aaaaaattggggCTTTATGCCTTTGCCCTATTCTCACTATCACTTACCTGAAAAGGGATTAAACATTTATGTATTATCCTGAACTAGTGGTAACCCTGTAGCTTGAGAAGTCTTACAACTATCTAATAATTTCTTGTTAcgactaatttttaaaatggtccTTCAAAGCTACATATTCTGATCTTTCACAGCTGTGGATCGTGTTGTATCTTTGCATTACAAGTTATTCGATATAAAAACACCCCATAAATTCttttcactgaaggaaaaaaatcaatctatGCTGGCTTCAATGCCCGTAGCAACAAATCCCCAACACAATAGCTTTTGAGGTACAGTATGCAATAAGGCAGTACAACGCAATAAACCATATATTGTCATCTAGCTGGCAAATGAAAGGACAAGCACAGAAATGGAGGGGGTTTCAGACTGAGAACTTACAGAATACCTAAAATCCATGATCCCAGTGTTTCTGTACAAAGGGGAGTAAACACCTTTTGGTTGCAACAGCTTAAACCCCCAAACACCGCCAGTAGCTTCGATGTTACACCACACAGTGTCACTTCTCAGCCTGCCTGACAGCAAATTTATACAGAGCTCTGCCCAGACGCAGCAGCACATGATCTATATGAAATGGGGACGCAATTAATAGGTAGTTGTTAATGAGGGAAAGGAACGGAACGGGAGGTCATAACACCAGTGAGCTGATTGTGGCCAGCCTCTTGTAATTGGTGGCTTCCCTAGAAGAGGATGATACATGACTTTTATCAGAGAGCAACAAATCAATCTCTTAATGTCTGGATGTTGCCATCACAAAATCACTCACAGtatttccccctttcctttttcctttcctaatttCAACCCACAGCCGGCACTTTCAGCTCGTGAAAGTAACTCATCCCCTACAGTATTTTGACCTTATAATCTTCAGATTCTGTATTTACTGTACTATATTTATTGTTTGCCATCCCTACTGCCTTTGATTAGCCAACTTTCACACATAAAAAATGGAGGTCTAAGTCAAACGTATCACTCATGGGCTGTTTATCACCATCTGTTTATTAGTTTTCCCAAACTCCCTGAATCATTCTGGTAAAGTGAAAACCATGAGTACAAACAGATGCTGCTGCAAAAGGGGGTAGATGGTCTTCTGAAGCAGAACCGGGCTGGCAGCCTAAGCTATACACttttcagctcatttttctAATATCAAAAAGTGTCGTCTACAAGAATTATCCAAGTGACAGACCTATCTTTTCTCCATAAACGTGGGCAAACTGGATGATTTGCACAAGAACACACACAAGcgcttcctttccctttttttgtaacttgatttttatttaaatacctCCAAAGCATTATGTTAAtgtacattttcttctgtatgaaTAACAAGTATTTCTAAGTCCCTGTACaatttgtgtttgtaattttattttgagtCTCATTTTCACATGTTCAGTTCCTGAGCCAAATAGTAttgacttttcattttgaatgatGCTACACAGAACTGTAACACGTTCTTGTACCTTTCAgttaaacaatatttttaatggatGTTCCTGTGTTTACTTTTCAGCATATTTCCATGAGATTACAGCCGGTATGTTTTAGTTGAGTTAACAGTCTCCATAAAGTTGCTTAGTGCGAAAtccattgggtttttttttaaaacgttactgcataaaaaaatagtttacaaCAGAAATTCTAGCTTATTTCATAGTCTAGAATGCATTAAAAGCATAAAGTCATGCATATGTCAGAGAACACAATATTTACACATCTGTACAGTTTCTGTCCTTCTTATTTACTGTGGCTCTTGCCAGGCAACTAGATTCAACTCTTACCACTCTGAGGTCAAATTCTCCAAGATAACATATAGCCATCAtctaaaaatgctttgttttccttaccACTGCTGAGATTGATGGCTCTATGTATGACAGGCCCAATTCTGCACTCCATTTCATGAAGTCTACCTTCCATGGAGTTAGAGATGGTCACCACTGCGACTCAAGGCAGAACATGAAAACGGGTGAACTCCACCCAGTCACCTTTTCTTACTCCAATATTTTGATGTGTTGAACTACTGGCATATTTTGGCTAAGGCTGTACAATAGAGTGGCCGATAAAATTACTTCTGACCTGCAGATTATTTACAGTTGACAGTCTTTCTCCTGTTCCTTCAGAAAGGTAAGGACGAGTATTTCATGCTAAACTTACCAGAACTATGTTAAGGGATTCTAGAAAAcatccttccctctctccctgtttattttcagaaatgttggAAACGGAACATGCTGTTGGAAAAGCCTCTGTGTTTTTACACCAACAAACACCCAGTCTAAAAGCCAAGTGTTTGCATTTTATCAACTGGAcgcaatttctttctttcccaggtttgctttctctttaaaacCACAATAAGCAGCATTCAAAATGGATACCCAACTCCCACAGCCAATGTCCACCCCAGATACCCCTCCAGCTGATGAAAGAGCAGAATGGTGAGAATCAGTCCTTCCACAGAGTTCATATGGCAGAAGTATTATACATGGCTTCAGTTGCCAGAGGTACTACTGGCTGTGAATTAAAATTCAGTATCTTGGTCAGTCGGATTCATGTTCAGAAAAGCAGCCGACTTTATATAGGGTTGCCCTGGAAAGTGCTTCATCACTGTCTGGCTCTGTAATAAGAGGCTATTCATCATAACACCTGGAATCAACGGTGCTCTGACTCCTCTCCTGCTGATACTCAAGGAAGAATGGCACTTACAGTATTCTCTGAATTCCAGGGAGACATCATGATTTCTATAAAAAGATTAGTATAAGAATGGCATTTCTTCACTAAGGCTAAAAGAACACCTTCCAGAAAAATAGCATAATGATCCAACAGTTGTGGCTTGTTAAATTCACAACATTGAAGAAAAGTACCTTAGTAATCATTGCAATACTATCCATTAAAGTATGGTAGCAAATAGTTTCTCTTTTTAAGACACGTCAGGTAATTATTTGTTACGGTGGTTTATCCTGACCAGCTTGGGCAGGCTctaaaaaaggaacaaacatCAAATGTGTGGTTGCTCCAAAAACatctttctccccttcttccctcctgctttcCCTCTTCCACTAAGAATAGACCAAGGTGGCCTGAACAGCCCGGACATTACATTATAACCAGGTAACACAGAAATTAatcaattaatttattattaatagGAGCAAAACGTAAAAGCCGAACAAATTGTAGATGTACTACCAAGCACACTGGGTCCTGCTGATGTCTCCAAAAGACCCTTGTGATAAAAACGTACAGATTCTTTAGCTCTGAAAGGTCAAATATGCTAAACTGCAATTTCAAAAGGATGaaatcttttctgtcttctatGTTCTTTtagcattctttttttcttctgctttctgcactGCTGGATTTTAGCATCCATGAGTCATGCGATCCTTCTAGCatctgtgtgttttttcttctgatttctaGCACCTCTGCCAAAAGACCCCTGGTTAGACTTTCTGCATTTCGATGTGCTGGTGGTGGTAGTGGTGGTAGCAATGATGTCTGGGTTGACACCTTCCATTTAGTTTATAGACAGAATTTTTCTGCTGCCGTTTTTTGAAAAACCACACAGCCAGTACAGCTGCAACCAGTAACAAGCAGAGAAGAATCACAATCACTGCTATGATAGCACCTTTACTTGACTTGGGACAATCCTCTCCCTCACATGGCTCAGAAGTGGGGACGAGCTTTTCACCAAGGCCTTGGGTGAGGTTTTCTTGCTCGGCTAATTCCTGGGATGATGTGTCAGTAATGATATCTGGAGCTGGTGCAGTAGTTGCTACTTGTGCTGGGTAGGCGGTTGTTTCTTTTGGTTCTGCATATGGAGTGTGATCGGAGGGGCTGACCGTCATAGAGGTTTCTGACATGGATGTTTTTAAGCTGGTGATTTCAAACAGCATCGTTGTACCGGGCTCCTGAGTCACAGTTTCTGGAGACGTAGTTAGGTGGTCCCATGCGGCATCGTCATAACCTCTGCTCACGCTCAAGTTCTCCAGACCACTCACTGATGTAAGTGGTACTGGTGTCTCTTTGGCCCCTTCATCATCTATCCTCGTTGTTGCTGCCACAATCTGTGTTAAACCTTCCTCTGGAGCTGGACTACCATTGCCTGATTTTCTTACTTCAACGTGATTTGGTTGGTCAGTTGTGAGGACTATGTCGTCTTCTGTTCCCATCGATCCATCAACTTTatccccctcctcttcctcatcctctaCCACTTCTTGTGTAACTGGATAGCCATCTAACCATGACTCATCAGTAATGGCAACTGCATCTATTTCTGCCTTTGTATCATTAGTTGTGAGAATGGGTCCAATGGGGAAATCCTCACTGTCATAAAACATTTTGGCACCAGGTTCGTCATAGGCTGTCTTCACTCCAATGTGGTTATCACCTTCAGAAAACTGTGCTTTAGTGGAATcatctgtctctttctctgATTCAGGCTCACTGAAAGCCTCTGATGGAAACCAGAACAAGTTTTTTTGGCTTAGGAGTGACACGGGGGACTCAGTTGGTGCCCTGCTTCCTTTCTCAGAAGTGTCTGTGTCCTGAGTAACACCTTTGGTACTTCTAgttcttccttcctctgaacTTTTACTGAAGGAAAGCTGTTCTTGCTCCTGCTCAATTTCCTCTTTGCCATTGACATGTTCATTCTCAACAATAGGTATTGATCTGTCATCAGGAAAATTATCTTCATAGTCAATGTGTGCCTCAGTTTcatctagaaaataaaaaaaaaaaaaaacaaaagccaataTTAAATTTCTCCAGAAAAGCGCTGGGCTCATTTGTGACAAGAAGCCAAGAATAAAGTTGCAATGAGGAGTGacttttaaacagtatttttcttcagtgttattGTTTATTTGAAAAGGGGATGGTCCACCATAGGCTGATAGTCAATAcgaagttttaaaaagaaatcagggTAGGTGTCAATGCTAACCACTAATAGCTTATCTTTCCAGATTTAAATATCTATAAATAACTTACTGTTTGCAGTTAGAGGACTTTCTTCAATTGCTTA
This Gavia stellata isolate bGavSte3 chromosome 6, bGavSte3.hap2, whole genome shotgun sequence DNA region includes the following protein-coding sequences:
- the SUSD5 gene encoding sushi domain-containing protein 5 gives rise to the protein MASGSQRFSLTFLQGVGSVVFILQIISVQADGKVFALESKNNSQGLDLAEAEKACVDLSARLATAEELKRAVLDCSFAGCTTGWLAGASTGTIICRKTGSKQQSVKAIDVKIETDPFVNDQYDAFCVKDEDKPCGDPPSFPHTILHGHTGFEMGDELLYVCAQGYVMGNKETAFTLLCDSCGEWYGQVQACVKDETEAHIDYEDNFPDDRSIPIVENEHVNGKEEIEQEQEQLSFSKSSEEGRTRSTKGVTQDTDTSEKGSRAPTESPVSLLSQKNLFWFPSEAFSEPESEKETDDSTKAQFSEGDNHIGVKTAYDEPGAKMFYDSEDFPIGPILTTNDTKAEIDAVAITDESWLDGYPVTQEVVEDEEEEGDKVDGSMGTEDDIVLTTDQPNHVEVRKSGNGSPAPEEGLTQIVAATTRIDDEGAKETPVPLTSVSGLENLSVSRGYDDAAWDHLTTSPETVTQEPGTTMLFEITSLKTSMSETSMTVSPSDHTPYAEPKETTAYPAQVATTAPAPDIITDTSSQELAEQENLTQGLGEKLVPTSEPCEGEDCPKSSKGAIIAVIVILLCLLLVAAVLAVWFFKKRQQKNSVYKLNGRCQPRHHCYHHYHHQHIEMQKV